One genomic window of Candidatus Cloacimonadota bacterium includes the following:
- a CDS encoding transposase, whose product YIYKKRWAIEEVHRQMKQSMRWESMRLGSYQGMKNLNAFMALALYFIYKCKDYVHILAIGFPKLLKYVKKDWTKPKEFIYYRITDVLNICINQIIQYKRRPSIEERRDQWQIKIRLN is encoded by the coding sequence GATATATATATAAAAAACGCTGGGCTATTGAAGAAGTGCATCGCCAAATGAAGCAGAGCATGAGATGGGAAAGCATGCGTTTAGGCAGCTATCAAGGCATGAAAAATCTCAATGCTTTTATGGCTCTGGCCTTGTACTTCATATACAAATGCAAAGACTATGTCCACATCCTGGCTATCGGCTTCCCTAAACTATTGAAATATGTAAAGAAAGACTGGACTAAGCCCAAAGAGTTCATCTATTATCGCATAACTGATGTCTTGAATATCTGCATCAATCAAATCATCCAATATAAACGAAGACCCAGTATTGAAGAACGACGAGACCAATGGCAAATCAAAATTAGGCTCAATTAA